A stretch of the Panicum virgatum strain AP13 chromosome 9N, P.virgatum_v5, whole genome shotgun sequence genome encodes the following:
- the LOC120687454 gene encoding uncharacterized protein LOC120687454: MDSGAAVAGAGAGARAAEKLCRRCKVSYDPSGNTRLSCRFHPSLFVCRRHDDQKRYYELRDGDPPYAAKFYDCCGAEDPDAPGCTTDLHRSYDDDD; the protein is encoded by the exons ATGGAttccggcgcggcggtggcgggggcgggggcgggggcgagggCGGCCGAGAAATTGTGCCGGAGGTGCAAGGTGAGCTACGATCCGTCGGGCAACACGCGCCTCTCCTGCAGGTTCCACCCCTCCTTGTTCGTCTGCCGCCGCCACGACGACCAGAAGAG GTACTACGAGCTCCGCGACGGCGACCCCCCCTACGCCGCCAAGTTCTACGACTGCTGCGGCGCCGAGGACCCCGACGCTCCCGGATGCACCACCGACTTGCACCGCTcctacgacgacgacgactaa
- the LOC120693037 gene encoding uncharacterized protein LOC120693037, which translates to IWSQGNGNGNCNQWQRGGCSCSSSSSSSSSAGNRTLLVSFLLAGQSNMGATSGGSWDVPPECAPSPRILRLSPELRWEEAREPLHRGIDLHNVLGVGPGMPFAHAVLRSRRLPPHAAVGRASSWTWSGRLRGGCSAAWATPLLQHVDAKGLAVAKDYTHLTTPPQVKLGTMLANSYLATLAAKLSSLVRNQNQLSGSLVMSICAKQSALSTPASTICLFIYLFIYY; encoded by the exons ATCTGGTCTCAAGGCAACGGCAACGGCAACTGCAACCAATGGCAGCGCGGCGGCTGCTCCTGCTCGtcttcgtcgtcctcctcctcgtcggccGGCAACCGGACGCTGCTGGTGTCGTTCCTCCTGGCGGGGCAGTCCAACATGGGCGCCACGAGCGGCGGCAGCTGGGACGTGCCGCCCGAGtgcgcgccctcgccgcgcaTCCTCCGCCTCTCCCCGGAGCTCCGGTGGGAGGAGGCCCGCGAGCCGCTGCACCGGGGCATCGACCTCCACAACGTGCTGGGCGTCGGCCCCGGGATGCCCTTCGCCCACGCCGTCCTGCGCTCGCGGCGCctcccgccgcacgccgccgtcggCAGGGCAAGTTCATGGACCTGGTCAGGGAGGCTCAGAGGCGGGTGCTCAGCAGCGTGGGCAAC cccattactccaacacgTGGACGCCAAGGGCCTGGCCGTGGCCAAGGACTACACGCACCTCACCACGCCGCCTCAGGTGAAGCTCGGCACCATGCTAGCCAACTCCTACCTAGCCACGCTCGCTGCTAAATTAAGCTCATTAGTCAGGAACCAAAACCAATTAAGTGGGAGTCTTGTTATGTCAATTTGTGCAAAGCAATCAGCGTTGTCAACACCAGCAAGCACaatttgtttatttatttatttatttatttattactga
- the LOC120687418 gene encoding PGR5-like protein 1B, chloroplastic yields MAASEVSWLSPASRLPSVANAPPRFRARPPKPAAASLLSPSSRPGPAAAALPVLHRRGRVTTVRRRLGATEQQGQVQEQEDEVVDGNVLPYCSIDKKQKKTVGEMEQEFLQALQSFYYDQKAIMSNEEFDNLKEELMWEGSSVVMLSPDEQRLLEASMAYAAGNPIMSDAEFDELKLRLKKDGSDIVTEGPRCSLRSRKVYSDLSVDYLKMFLLNVPATVVALGLFFFIDELTGFEINVFQLPEPFGFIFTWFAALPLILFLAQSLTKAIVQDFLILKGPCPNCGTENLSFFGTILSVSSGGTTNNVKCADCGTELVYDSKSRLITPAEASKA; encoded by the exons ATGGCGGCGTCCGAGGTCAGCTGGCTATCTCCGGCGTCCCGCCTCCCGTCCGTCGCCAACGCACCACCTCGCTTTCGCGCCAGGCCGCCTAAGCCAGCAGCCGCCTCCCTGCTCTCTCCCTCATCCCGCCCAGGCCCAGCTGCAGCGGCCCTGCCCGTGCTGCACCGCAGGGGCAGGGTGACCACCGTCCGCCGCCGTCTTGGCGCCACCGAGCAGCAAGGCCAGGTTCAGGAGCAGGAGGACGAGGTGGTCGACGGCAACGTCCTCCCCTACTGCAGCATCGACAAGAAGCAGAAGAAGACGGTGGGGGAGATGGAGCAGGAGTTCCTACAGGCTCTCCAG TCCTTCTACTACGACCAGAAGGCCATCATGTCCAACGAGGAGTTCGACAACCTCAAGGAGGAGCTCATGTGGGAAGGGAGCAGTGTCGTCATGCTAA GCCCTGATGAGCAAAGGCTTTTGGAGGCTTCCATGGCCTATGCGGCTGGCAATCCCATCATGTCTGATGCTGAATTTGACGAGTTGAAACTGAGATTGAAG AAAGACGGGAGTGACATTGTGACGGAAGGTCCCAGGTGCAGTCTCAGGAGTCGTAAG GTGTACAGTGACCTGTCTGTTGACTACTTAAAGATGTTCCTGCTAAATGTTCCAGCCACCGTAGTTGCTCTGGGACT GTTCTTCTTCATTGATGAGTTGACTGGCTTTGAGATCAACGTGTTCCAG CTGCCGGAGCCTTTTGGTTTCATTTTCACATGGTTTGCTGCTTTGCCACTAATATTGTTCTTAGCACAATCGTTGACTAAAGCCATAGTCCAGGACTTTCTAATCCTGAAG GGGCCATGTCCAAATTGTGGCACTGAAAATCTTTCCTTCTTCGGGACAATACTGTCGGTCTCTAGTGGCGGTACAACAAACAACGTCAAATGTGCAGA tTGCGGTACCGAGTTGGTATATGACTCAAAATCTCGGCTCATCACACCTGCAGAAGCGTCAAAAGCATAA